In Hymenobacter sublimis, a single genomic region encodes these proteins:
- a CDS encoding phosphoglycerate kinase, which produces MKTLDQYNFAGKRAVVRVDFNVPLDKSFAITDDTRIRAATPTIKKILQDGGSVVLLSHLGRPKGGPEEKYSLKHIVARLSQEYGQQVQFAEDALQAEAQAQALQPGQILLVENVRFYGEEEKGDPEFAAKLAKLGQVYVNDAFGAAHRKHASTAVIAESFAPEDRVGGYLLQGELDNAKKVLEQAERPFTAIMGGAKISDKILIIEKLLDKVDNLLIGGGMAYTFAKAQGGQIGNSLLEADKMDLALELIEKAKAKGVNLVLPTDSVIADKFANDAETKVVQNNQIPDGWLGLDLGPESIKAFSDIVRQSKTILWNGPMGVFEMSSFAKGTETVAQAIADATQQGAFSLIGGGDSAAAVNQLGFSDQVSYISTGGGALLEYMEGKELPGVAALG; this is translated from the coding sequence ATGAAAACCCTCGATCAGTACAACTTCGCTGGCAAGCGTGCCGTGGTGCGCGTGGACTTCAACGTGCCGCTCGACAAGAGCTTCGCCATCACCGACGACACCCGTATCCGGGCGGCTACGCCTACCATCAAGAAAATCCTGCAGGATGGTGGCTCCGTGGTGCTGCTCTCGCACCTGGGCCGGCCCAAGGGCGGACCGGAGGAGAAATACTCCCTGAAGCACATCGTTGCCCGCCTAAGCCAGGAGTACGGCCAGCAGGTGCAGTTTGCCGAGGACGCCTTGCAAGCCGAAGCCCAGGCCCAGGCCCTGCAGCCCGGCCAGATTCTGCTGGTCGAAAACGTGCGCTTCTACGGCGAAGAGGAAAAAGGCGACCCGGAGTTTGCCGCCAAGCTGGCCAAGCTGGGCCAGGTGTACGTGAACGATGCCTTCGGGGCCGCGCACCGCAAGCACGCTTCTACCGCTGTTATTGCCGAGAGCTTCGCGCCCGAAGACCGGGTAGGCGGCTACCTGCTGCAGGGTGAGCTGGACAACGCCAAGAAAGTGCTGGAACAGGCCGAGCGCCCCTTCACGGCCATCATGGGTGGGGCCAAGATTTCCGACAAAATCCTCATCATCGAGAAGCTGCTCGATAAAGTAGATAATCTGCTCATCGGCGGCGGCATGGCCTACACTTTCGCTAAGGCCCAGGGTGGGCAGATTGGCAACTCTCTGCTGGAAGCCGACAAAATGGACCTCGCCCTGGAGCTCATCGAAAAGGCCAAAGCCAAAGGCGTAAACCTGGTGCTACCCACCGACAGCGTCATTGCCGATAAATTCGCCAACGACGCCGAAACCAAAGTGGTTCAGAACAACCAGATTCCGGACGGTTGGTTGGGTCTGGACCTCGGCCCGGAGTCTATTAAGGCGTTCAGCGACATCGTGCGCCAGTCGAAAACCATTCTATGGAATGGCCCCATGGGTGTATTCGAGATGAGCAGCTTCGCCAAAGGCACTGAAACCGTAGCCCAAGCCATTGCTGACGCTACCCAGCAGGGCGCCTTTAGCCTCATCGGTGGCGGCGACTCGGCCGCGGCCGTAAACCAGCTCGGCTTCTCCGACCAAGTTTCCTACATCAGCACCGGCGGCGGTGCCCTGCTGGAGTACATGGAAGGCAAGGAACTACCCGGCGTGGCCGCACTGGGGTAG
- a CDS encoding site-2 protease family protein yields the protein MPFPENTPPLPLPDIPASFTSADRALAARQAQEAFTRYERPTLPRWWRYGLHVLLFLVTLLTTTLAGFSLRAGALDYVHLELFWQLPVAQWSRFLEPGLWFSVPFLGVLTVHEFGHYFAARYYRIRATLPYFIPFPLGIGTFGAVIRIKDRIFSRREFFDVGLAGPLAGFVVAVGVLAYGLTHLPPLDYLYGIHPEYRFYGAEYARYVYQPGQSAGVVLAQPLLLQGMAALLADPARMPHANELMHYPLLVAGVLALFFTALNLLPIGQLDGGHIVYGLLGPQRAARVSVLLFIGFIFYAGLGLFSLRSEPNTWLYWAAPYGFYLYLVFRRAVPTVRRALLLSAGVWLGQVALASAVPTVEGNPGWLVFGLMLARLTGIFHPPAPDERPLSRGRKVLGWLMLVIFVLCFTPSPILIR from the coding sequence GTGCCTTTCCCCGAGAATACTCCGCCCCTACCCCTGCCTGACATCCCGGCTTCCTTCACGTCTGCTGACCGGGCCCTGGCTGCCCGCCAGGCGCAAGAAGCCTTCACGCGCTACGAGCGGCCTACGTTGCCACGCTGGTGGCGCTACGGGTTGCACGTGCTGCTGTTTCTGGTTACGCTGCTCACTACTACGCTGGCGGGCTTTTCCCTACGCGCTGGCGCCCTCGACTACGTGCATCTGGAGCTATTCTGGCAGCTTCCGGTAGCGCAATGGTCCCGATTTCTGGAGCCCGGCCTGTGGTTTTCGGTGCCGTTTCTGGGCGTGCTGACGGTGCATGAATTCGGGCACTACTTTGCGGCCCGTTACTACCGCATCCGGGCCACGCTACCGTACTTTATTCCCTTTCCCCTGGGCATTGGTACGTTTGGGGCAGTTATCCGCATCAAGGACCGGATTTTTTCCCGGCGGGAGTTTTTCGACGTGGGCTTGGCTGGTCCGCTGGCCGGGTTTGTGGTGGCAGTGGGCGTGCTAGCCTACGGCCTGACGCATTTGCCCCCGCTGGACTACCTGTACGGAATTCATCCGGAATACCGCTTCTACGGGGCCGAGTATGCCCGCTACGTGTACCAGCCGGGCCAATCGGCGGGCGTGGTGCTGGCCCAGCCCCTGCTGCTCCAGGGCATGGCCGCGCTACTGGCCGATCCGGCCCGGATGCCCCACGCCAATGAGCTGATGCACTACCCCCTGCTGGTAGCCGGGGTACTGGCCTTATTTTTCACGGCCCTGAACCTGCTCCCCATTGGACAGCTAGATGGCGGCCACATCGTGTATGGCTTGCTGGGGCCGCAGCGGGCGGCGCGGGTCTCGGTCCTGCTGTTCATAGGCTTTATTTTTTACGCCGGCCTGGGCTTGTTTTCGCTTCGCTCCGAACCGAACACGTGGCTTTATTGGGCTGCCCCGTACGGCTTTTATCTGTATCTGGTATTTCGACGCGCCGTGCCAACCGTCCGGCGGGCGCTGCTACTTAGTGCCGGCGTGTGGTTAGGCCAGGTGGCTTTGGCTTCCGCTGTTCCTACTGTGGAGGGCAATCCGGGCTGGTTGGTGTTTGGCCTCATGCTGGCCCGGCTGACTGGCATCTTTCACCCACCGGCTCCGGATGAGCGTCCGCTTTCCCGGGGCCGCAAGGTGTTGGGGTGGCTGATGCTGGTTATTTTTGTGTTGTGCTTTACGCCTTCTCCCATTCTTATCCGCTAA
- a CDS encoding HAD family hydrolase has translation MALKPNLLFDFGGVIINIDYSLTLAAMRQYGSSIEFTQAAQAELFDLMETGRLSPQEFREGLRRHYQLTASDEELDAAWNAMLLEVPAERLALIAELRAQGHHTALLSNTNQIHIEEINRRLQEQYGFKHGIADCLDRVFYSQEVGWRKPGEEIFRHALEQMNWKAEETLFIEDSPQHIETARRLGLRTLFLTPPLTLQDALPAALRAFPREYSAPTPA, from the coding sequence ATGGCACTAAAGCCCAACCTGCTCTTCGATTTTGGGGGCGTTATCATCAACATCGACTACAGCCTGACGCTGGCAGCCATGCGCCAGTACGGTAGCAGCATTGAGTTTACCCAGGCGGCCCAAGCCGAATTGTTCGACCTGATGGAAACGGGCCGCCTTTCGCCTCAGGAGTTTCGGGAGGGCTTGCGCCGCCACTACCAGCTCACGGCCTCCGATGAGGAGCTGGACGCGGCCTGGAACGCCATGCTCCTGGAAGTGCCGGCCGAGCGACTGGCCCTTATTGCCGAGCTGCGGGCCCAGGGCCACCATACGGCGCTGCTGTCCAATACCAACCAGATTCACATTGAGGAAATTAATCGTCGGCTGCAAGAGCAGTACGGCTTCAAACACGGTATTGCTGACTGTCTCGACCGGGTATTTTACTCCCAGGAAGTGGGCTGGCGCAAACCTGGGGAAGAAATTTTTCGGCATGCCCTTGAGCAGATGAACTGGAAGGCGGAGGAAACGTTGTTTATTGAAGACAGTCCCCAGCACATTGAAACGGCCCGTCGGCTGGGGCTTCGTACGTTATTCCTGACTCCGCCGCTCACGCTGCAAGACGCATTGCCCGCTGCCCTTCGTGCCTTTCCCCGAGAATACTCCGCCCCTACCCCTGCCTGA
- a CDS encoding recombinase family protein: MPYSVKLKPPVPMPKNFALQQFGKSSKRVGKSTTNRVVIYTRVSTKEQADTNHSLELQKKRCLEHAIAHNYEVVEHFGGTYESAKDDGRKEFVRMLKFVQQPSNRISRIIVFSYDRFSRTGGEAIALITKLRGEGISVDAVTQQVDATTPEGQLFQSIQLLFGNFDNSLRARRAVAGTKERIRNGYWTARAPMGYTMSKQGNEQIIQVNPTGELLRQVFRMKLEDGLSNTQLLAWLRKRGVKMSKGLLGQTFRNPFYCGYIRHSSLDGAVIEGRHPALITPEQFLQLNRLQKQLENGHAHAKEISPLPLKHHVRCHRCGKPLTGYEVKAKKLWYYKCNTIGCKLNIGARQLHTAYRDLLREYTLLPHLIAPLKALTVTVFTQLNQEGAVEKKAVETSLKQAQNKLEKMENRYALGELDQAIYQKYSRKLIAEELEPLQATYQSLGSNLSNLENYTDFAVEMAANLLIMWEKSDLITRQKLQHMVHPNGIAFAPEIGLYRTGRQNTILAVISSLSDTNIQQKTGPTTIKRAKSGLVGPTGIEPVTC, from the coding sequence ATGCCATATTCCGTCAAACTCAAACCTCCGGTGCCAATGCCTAAGAACTTTGCACTGCAACAATTTGGAAAGTCTAGCAAACGAGTTGGCAAAAGCACGACAAACCGGGTAGTTATCTATACCCGTGTCTCTACTAAAGAGCAGGCTGATACAAACCACAGCTTAGAGCTTCAAAAGAAACGCTGCCTAGAACATGCAATTGCTCACAACTATGAAGTTGTTGAGCATTTCGGTGGTACCTACGAAAGTGCTAAAGACGACGGCCGTAAGGAATTTGTCCGCATGCTGAAGTTTGTTCAGCAGCCATCTAATCGTATTAGCCGCATTATTGTATTTAGCTATGACCGTTTCTCTCGAACCGGAGGAGAGGCTATTGCTCTAATTACCAAGCTGCGTGGCGAGGGGATTTCTGTTGATGCGGTAACCCAGCAGGTTGATGCCACCACACCGGAAGGACAACTGTTCCAATCCATACAGCTGCTGTTTGGCAATTTCGATAACTCGCTTCGGGCAAGGCGTGCAGTAGCAGGCACGAAGGAGCGCATTCGAAATGGCTACTGGACAGCAAGGGCTCCTATGGGGTACACAATGTCTAAACAAGGCAACGAGCAAATCATCCAAGTCAATCCGACTGGCGAGTTGCTGCGACAGGTATTTCGCATGAAGCTTGAAGATGGCCTCAGCAACACGCAATTACTAGCTTGGTTACGTAAGCGGGGTGTAAAGATGTCGAAGGGCCTATTGGGACAAACCTTCCGAAATCCCTTTTACTGCGGCTATATCCGCCATAGTAGCCTTGATGGCGCCGTAATCGAAGGACGTCACCCTGCCCTGATTACGCCTGAACAGTTTCTCCAACTGAACAGGCTTCAAAAACAATTGGAGAATGGGCATGCACACGCGAAGGAGATTTCGCCATTGCCACTGAAGCATCATGTGCGCTGCCATCGGTGCGGCAAACCGCTCACAGGGTATGAAGTCAAAGCAAAAAAGCTTTGGTACTACAAATGCAACACCATTGGGTGCAAGCTCAACATTGGTGCTCGCCAGCTTCATACGGCCTATCGGGACCTCCTGCGCGAGTATACGCTCCTCCCGCATTTGATAGCGCCCCTGAAGGCCTTAACGGTTACAGTCTTTACCCAGCTTAACCAAGAAGGCGCGGTAGAGAAGAAAGCGGTAGAAACTTCCCTTAAGCAAGCTCAAAACAAGCTGGAGAAGATGGAAAATCGCTACGCACTCGGGGAACTCGACCAGGCTATTTACCAGAAGTACAGCCGCAAACTTATAGCCGAGGAACTAGAGCCTTTGCAAGCTACTTACCAAAGCTTGGGCTCTAATTTATCGAACCTGGAAAATTACACTGATTTCGCCGTCGAAATGGCAGCTAACCTACTCATTATGTGGGAGAAATCAGATTTAATTACCCGCCAAAAACTCCAACACATGGTCCATCCAAACGGCATTGCCTTCGCACCTGAAATTGGCCTTTATCGAACCGGCCGCCAAAACACAATTCTCGCTGTAATATCTTCTTTATCAGACACTAACATTCAACAAAAAACCGGACCTACCACGATAAAACGTGCTAAGTCCGGTTTGGTGGGCCCAACTGGAATCGAACCAGTGACCTGCTGA
- a CDS encoding helix-turn-helix domain-containing protein, which yields MQKLNEKVRAIRLLKGITQEKAGQYLGTTKANFNRIEKGHVDVSPAKLARLAELFEMNPAEIENFQSEKDQAVAEVEQLKKEIAYLKSYISQTGDLLTESETFFRYFFKLLLQVFPGDGENPVSLSQLNQEWSKLVSFSLHEYEAHRHESPLGIAKQRDLDSTVMGMHQQFDHYNKRKIE from the coding sequence ATGCAGAAACTGAATGAGAAAGTGAGAGCCATTCGTCTACTCAAAGGCATTACTCAGGAGAAGGCCGGTCAATACCTTGGTACTACCAAAGCCAATTTCAACCGCATTGAAAAAGGACACGTGGACGTGAGCCCGGCTAAGCTGGCCAGGTTGGCGGAGTTGTTTGAGATGAACCCAGCAGAGATTGAGAACTTTCAGTCCGAAAAAGATCAGGCTGTTGCTGAAGTTGAGCAGCTCAAAAAAGAAATTGCCTATTTAAAGAGCTACATCAGCCAAACTGGTGACCTGCTCACCGAGTCTGAAACCTTTTTTCGCTATTTTTTCAAGTTGCTGTTACAGGTCTTTCCAGGCGATGGAGAGAATCCTGTCTCCTTATCACAGTTGAATCAAGAATGGTCGAAGCTAGTAAGTTTTTCTCTCCATGAGTATGAGGCTCATCGTCACGAATCTCCACTCGGCATAGCGAAACAGCGCGATTTGGATAGCACTGTTATGGGCATGCATCAGCAGTTTGATCACTATAACAAAAGGAAAATCGAGTAG
- a CDS encoding IS3 family transposase codes for MPAVEPAWQVAVREAFAYHSQRYGTRRLRAEVSAEGHAVGSWRRRRVLLAHGLRAQQPRSFVPRTTDSDPAVRAAPNRLPGQPAPTAPNRIWVGDITYLPRQGGGWLYLAAWLDRCSRKIVGFGAAGAARRTCVRDTMPEDLVSEALRRALVVRRPLAGLVVHSDQGSQYTATRFKALLARHGAVQSMNRRGNCYDNEHAESFWSRFKAKLLDGGSFPGLTEAKLEISHHIAYYNAERRHSALDYCSPNHFETHLQTTSQLCPA; via the coding sequence GTGCCAGCGGTCGAACCAGCCTGGCAAGTGGCCGTGCGCGAGGCATTTGCCTACCACAGCCAACGCTATGGCACGCGTCGGCTGCGGGCTGAGGTGTCGGCTGAAGGCCATGCGGTGGGCAGCTGGCGCCGCCGCCGCGTGCTCCTCGCGCACGGCTTGCGGGCCCAACAGCCGCGCTCGTTCGTGCCGCGCACCACCGATTCCGACCCCGCTGTCCGCGCTGCGCCCAACCGCTTGCCCGGCCAGCCGGCCCCCACCGCGCCCAATCGAATTTGGGTTGGCGACATCACGTACTTGCCCCGCCAAGGCGGGGGCTGGCTGTACTTAGCCGCGTGGCTGGACCGCTGTTCGCGTAAAATCGTCGGCTTTGGTGCCGCCGGGGCGGCACGTAGGACGTGCGTGCGGGACACCATGCCCGAAGACCTGGTCAGCGAAGCCTTGCGCCGCGCCCTGGTGGTGCGACGCCCGTTGGCTGGGCTCGTCGTGCACTCCGACCAAGGCAGCCAGTACACGGCCACCCGCTTCAAGGCACTACTGGCCCGCCACGGGGCCGTGCAAAGCATGAACCGGCGCGGCAACTGCTATGACAATGAGCACGCCGAATCTTTTTGGAGCCGCTTCAAGGCCAAATTACTCGATGGCGGCAGCTTCCCCGGTCTAACCGAAGCCAAGCTCGAAATTAGCCATCACATCGCCTACTACAACGCCGAGCGGCGGCATTCTGCGCTCGACTACTGCTCACCCAACCACTTCGAAACCCATCTGCAAACAACGTCCCAATTGTGTCCGGCTTAG
- a CDS encoding transposase, with protein sequence MSSVRATKTNGASPDKRRKYDEAFKAEAPRLASESRSTQAAARQLGIRPKRLYRWQQAQLVAEVGSEEVARDPEVRALRARLKRAEQELDILKKPWSVACCRRRLGQPTR encoded by the coding sequence ATTTCTTCTGTTAGGGCAACCAAAACCAACGGGGCTTCGCCCGACAAACGGCGCAAGTACGACGAGGCCTTCAAGGCGGAGGCCCCACGCCTAGCCAGCGAGAGCCGCAGTACCCAGGCCGCCGCGCGGCAACTGGGCATCCGCCCCAAGCGGCTTTACCGCTGGCAGCAAGCCCAGCTCGTGGCGGAAGTGGGCAGTGAAGAAGTGGCCCGCGACCCGGAGGTGCGTGCCTTGCGCGCCCGGCTGAAGCGGGCCGAGCAGGAACTCGATATTTTAAAAAAGCCTTGGTCAGTTGCTTGCTGTAGGCGCAGGCTCGGCCAGCCGACCCGGTGA
- a CDS encoding DUF6624 domain-containing protein produces MRQLFTAFSVQLPLLGSFLSLPAPARRAAHVMPNHLKRYLLLLLVAISSLHDATAQSTPPAVQYPRLSKTLDSLAFVDQWPMQRIFKQQPDSAGRNLVQVEKENFARHQPLLEKMVRQYGYPGFRQVGEKSSNNFWLLVQHADAYPTFQRQVLKLMRREVKRKNANPENYAYLTDRVALNAGQLSEYGTQVTFEGTGSTIRAIARPLRDPSHVNKRRAALGLEPLETYLENSTKVTREMNAPKGSVK; encoded by the coding sequence ATGCGACAGCTCTTTACTGCTTTTTCGGTACAGCTACCCCTACTAGGCTCGTTTCTTTCTCTCCCGGCTCCCGCCCGACGGGCAGCACACGTAATGCCTAACCACCTCAAGCGATACCTGTTGCTTCTGCTAGTGGCAATCTCAAGCCTACATGATGCGACCGCTCAAAGCACGCCGCCGGCTGTTCAGTATCCTCGGTTAAGCAAAACCCTGGACAGCCTGGCTTTCGTGGACCAGTGGCCCATGCAGCGCATATTCAAGCAACAGCCCGACAGCGCCGGCCGAAATTTGGTCCAGGTCGAAAAAGAAAACTTTGCCCGTCACCAGCCCCTTTTAGAAAAAATGGTGCGCCAATACGGGTATCCTGGTTTCCGGCAGGTAGGCGAAAAAAGCTCCAACAATTTCTGGCTGTTAGTGCAGCATGCCGATGCTTACCCCACGTTTCAACGTCAGGTGCTCAAGTTGATGAGGCGGGAAGTGAAACGCAAAAACGCTAATCCTGAGAATTACGCCTACCTAACGGACCGGGTCGCGCTCAACGCGGGGCAACTCAGCGAATACGGCACCCAGGTTACATTCGAAGGCACTGGTTCAACGATAAGAGCCATCGCGAGGCCCCTGCGTGACCCCTCTCACGTCAACAAGCGCCGGGCCGCGCTTGGCTTGGAACCGTTGGAAACCTATTTGGAAAACTCGACCAAGGTGACCCGCGAAATGAATGCCCCAAAAGGTTCTGTTAAATAG
- a CDS encoding sensor histidine kinase, translated as MKSRSLLLSWLLAACLLGMNGFQAYWLVSTYRLTRTQFYRGIHEALVAAVQQQLLADVWAPQTPRFDLHVAGTSVVQISSRRRLLRAPTVTVLPGQEAQRAARTSSRPPDHITLDDWSSGRRVRLAGLTHAYRQQLHQRGIDSAAAGLDTFSLRRMPRVFVPAAQSPIFTPQRTPPVLLSPAYGLYAQARALPPTPYLWQRLGGLLGGSALLLVLTGSCFVLVWYTLRAQRQLAEVKNDFINNMTHELKTPLATIAAAVETLDRFGLRADPQKARTYLGIARTELRRLADLVDKVLTIATEEQAQLVLHPELVKPAELVQAAMGRHQLQADKPVHFQVAMASNEVIRADRFHLEGAINNLLDNAIKYSTDSVNIQVSSRRAAGGWQLTVQDDGIGIARSDQAAVFDRFFRVPTGNLHPVKGFGLGLYYVRQVAERHGGHVAVRSEPGQGSAFTLWLPAV; from the coding sequence ATGAAATCCCGCTCGCTTCTTCTTTCTTGGCTATTAGCCGCTTGCCTGCTGGGTATGAACGGGTTTCAGGCCTATTGGCTGGTCAGCACGTACCGGCTCACCCGGACGCAGTTTTACCGGGGGATACACGAGGCCTTGGTAGCGGCCGTGCAGCAGCAATTGCTGGCCGACGTGTGGGCACCGCAAACGCCGCGCTTCGATCTGCACGTAGCAGGCACCAGCGTTGTCCAAATCAGCTCGCGCCGCCGTCTGCTGCGAGCGCCGACGGTTACTGTTCTGCCCGGACAGGAGGCGCAACGGGCAGCCCGGACGAGTAGCCGCCCCCCGGACCACATCACCTTGGATGACTGGAGCAGCGGTAGGCGCGTGCGCCTGGCCGGCTTAACCCACGCCTACCGGCAGCAACTGCACCAGCGCGGCATTGATTCGGCAGCAGCCGGGCTCGATACCTTTTCGCTGCGGCGGATGCCGAGGGTATTTGTGCCAGCGGCTCAATCACCGATTTTTACGCCACAGCGCACGCCGCCGGTACTTCTTAGTCCCGCTTATGGCCTCTACGCGCAGGCCCGTGCGCTGCCGCCCACCCCGTACCTGTGGCAGCGATTAGGTGGACTGCTCGGTGGCTCCGCGCTCCTGCTCGTGCTAACCGGCAGTTGTTTCGTGCTGGTGTGGTATACGCTACGCGCCCAGCGCCAGCTGGCAGAGGTTAAGAACGACTTCATCAATAACATGACGCACGAGTTAAAAACGCCGCTGGCTACCATAGCGGCGGCCGTCGAAACCCTCGATCGTTTTGGTTTGCGGGCCGACCCGCAAAAAGCACGGACTTACCTGGGCATCGCCCGCACAGAACTGCGACGCCTGGCCGATTTAGTCGATAAAGTCTTAACCATTGCGACAGAGGAACAGGCCCAACTGGTGTTGCATCCAGAGTTAGTTAAGCCGGCTGAGTTGGTGCAGGCGGCCATGGGCCGACACCAATTGCAGGCCGACAAGCCGGTGCATTTTCAGGTAGCAATGGCCTCAAATGAAGTGATAAGAGCCGACCGTTTCCATCTCGAAGGAGCGATTAACAATTTGCTCGATAACGCCATTAAGTATTCCACTGATTCCGTAAACATCCAGGTGAGCAGCCGTCGTGCAGCCGGCGGCTGGCAATTGACCGTGCAGGACGATGGCATCGGGATTGCCAGAAGTGACCAGGCGGCGGTTTTCGACCGCTTCTTTCGCGTACCGACTGGCAACCTGCACCCGGTTAAAGGGTTCGGGCTGGGGCTCTATTACGTGCGCCAAGTGGCGGAACGCCACGGCGGCCACGTGGCCGTGCGCAGCGAGCCAGGGCAGGGCAGTGCCTTTACTCTTTGGCTGCCGGCAGTTTAG
- a CDS encoding response regulator transcription factor: MPTILLVEDELSLAFIVQDNLESRGFRVVHAADGQVGLALFRQEQPDLVVADVMMPRLDGFALAEQLRREHATVPIIFLTARGQTADVVRGFELGGSDYVRKPFSIDELVVRIQARLKPSDQPANSPVVVRLGQYEFDYPHQRLHRLGHTQQLTHREAQVLHHLYALRNQVLERRTVLQALWGDDTFFNGRSLDVYITRLRRYLMADEQVQIVNIRGIGYKLML; encoded by the coding sequence ATGCCAACCATCCTCCTGGTAGAAGACGAACTGTCGCTGGCTTTTATAGTACAGGACAACCTAGAGTCGCGTGGGTTTCGGGTGGTGCACGCGGCGGATGGGCAGGTCGGGCTCGCGCTGTTTCGGCAAGAGCAGCCGGACCTCGTGGTAGCCGACGTGATGATGCCCCGCCTGGATGGCTTTGCGTTGGCGGAGCAGCTGCGGCGCGAACACGCCACGGTGCCCATTATTTTTCTTACTGCCCGGGGACAGACGGCCGATGTCGTGCGCGGCTTCGAATTAGGGGGCAGCGACTACGTGCGCAAGCCGTTTAGCATCGACGAATTAGTGGTGCGCATCCAGGCCCGCCTCAAACCGAGCGACCAGCCGGCTAATTCCCCGGTCGTGGTACGCCTCGGGCAGTACGAATTTGATTACCCTCATCAGCGCTTGCATCGCCTAGGCCATACGCAGCAGCTGACTCATAGGGAAGCACAGGTATTGCATCACCTGTATGCGCTGCGTAATCAAGTCCTCGAGCGCCGCACCGTCTTGCAGGCTCTGTGGGGCGATGATACCTTTTTCAACGGCCGTAGCCTCGATGTGTATATCACCCGCTTGCGCCGCTACTTGATGGCAGACGAGCAGGTGCAGATTGTGAATATACGCGGCATCGGGTACAAATTAATGCTTTAA